The Sulfurospirillum halorespirans DSM 13726 genome has a window encoding:
- a CDS encoding proton-conducting transporter membrane subunit, protein MIYLGIAQIGASCLMVALLIMASFAGSFEFSKFADLNIGFGMSITLFTLLLVGLGSKAGMFPFHVWLPLAYCQSPSNASALMSGVMIKVALFAFIKFSLLLPQFAQFGYILLFMGALSCIFGIIYALASNDYKASIAYSSCENVGIIFLGLGGAFYGLGIHSPLIALMGFIAAFFHILNHAVFKSLLFMLSGNVFTATKTRDMDALGGLHKKMPITSIIFFVAAISICALPPLNGFASEWVIYKTMVMGGIDEGVASRFFFTLAIIALSITGAMAIMAFSKMYGSVFLGIARNTKCVEEAKEVSFIRLLPLGLLASLCVGIGIFMSDVVGMLSKIVLTLIPQTSQSVFGLISMPIIILIMLLCAIIPFVFLYLLKANHTEVRVTEPWACGFLYNKNMQIGSNSFTGDIKKALSFILRHEQEIKIDGYFSKAVYTQKVHDLFWDKLYAPVIHSVMVIADKIGIFQNGRTNLYAGYILIYLCFVLIFGYYYL, encoded by the coding sequence ATGATTTACCTAGGAATTGCCCAAATTGGAGCCTCTTGTTTAATGGTTGCGCTTTTAATTATGGCAAGTTTTGCAGGCAGTTTTGAGTTTAGTAAGTTTGCAGATCTCAACATTGGTTTTGGCATGAGCATCACACTGTTCACCTTGCTTCTTGTCGGTCTTGGTTCTAAAGCAGGTATGTTTCCTTTCCATGTATGGTTGCCTTTAGCGTACTGCCAATCTCCTTCAAATGCCTCAGCACTGATGAGTGGTGTTATGATCAAAGTAGCACTCTTTGCGTTTATCAAATTTTCGCTCCTTTTACCACAGTTTGCTCAGTTTGGTTATATCTTACTCTTCATGGGAGCACTCAGCTGTATCTTTGGAATTATCTATGCACTCGCTTCCAACGACTACAAAGCGTCTATCGCGTACAGTTCATGTGAAAACGTCGGCATCATCTTTTTAGGATTGGGTGGCGCTTTTTACGGACTGGGTATCCATTCACCGCTTATTGCACTGATGGGCTTTATCGCAGCCTTTTTTCATATTTTGAACCATGCCGTTTTCAAGTCACTCCTGTTCATGTTAAGCGGTAATGTCTTCACAGCAACCAAAACACGCGATATGGACGCGCTTGGTGGACTTCATAAAAAGATGCCTATCACCTCTATCATCTTTTTTGTTGCCGCTATCTCCATCTGTGCACTGCCTCCACTCAATGGATTTGCAAGCGAATGGGTCATCTATAAAACAATGGTCATGGGCGGTATTGATGAAGGAGTTGCATCGCGCTTCTTCTTTACACTCGCCATCATCGCTCTTTCCATCACGGGAGCTATGGCTATTATGGCATTTTCAAAAATGTACGGCTCCGTTTTTTTAGGCATAGCTCGTAATACCAAATGCGTCGAAGAAGCCAAAGAAGTCTCCTTCATAAGACTTTTACCACTGGGTTTACTGGCAAGTCTTTGTGTGGGAATAGGCATTTTTATGAGTGATGTCGTGGGTATGCTCTCAAAGATTGTTCTAACATTGATACCCCAAACAAGTCAGAGTGTTTTTGGATTGATCTCCATGCCTATCATTATTTTGATTATGCTTCTATGCGCCATCATTCCATTTGTGTTCCTTTACCTCTTAAAGGCAAATCATACAGAAGTGAGAGTGACTGAGCCATGGGCATGTGGTTTTCTTTACAACAAAAATATGCAAATTGGTTCAAACTCTTTTACGGGTGATATCAAAAAAGCGCTCAGCTTTATTTTGAGGCACGAGCAAGAGATTAAGATTGATGGGTACTTTTCAAAAGCTGTCTATACGCAAAAAGTCCATGACCTCTTTTGGGATAAGCTTTATGCACCCGTGATTCATTCTGTCATGGTTATTGCTGATAAAATAGGTATCTTTCAAAATGGCAGAACCAATCTTTATGCGGGCTATATCTTGATTTATCTTTGTTTCGTACTCATCTTTGGGTATTACTATCTATAA
- a CDS encoding transposase family protein produces the protein MPSATPKKRQWRCYSGKKKRHTAKGQIVIDVNCRIICTAISTRTMHDFKLFKTSRLPIKKETKVSVDTGYLGITSLHPNTDIPKKKSKLHPLSMEDKIINKAKASLRIVVEHINAKIKTFKMLGEKYRNRRKRFGLRFNLICALINFDRGFRII, from the coding sequence ATGCCCAGTGCAACGCCCAAAAAAAGACAATGGCGTTGCTACAGTGGGAAGAAAAAGCGTCATACTGCCAAAGGACAAATTGTGATTGATGTGAATTGTCGTATCATTTGTACCGCAATCAGTACACGCACAATGCATGATTTCAAACTCTTTAAAACATCTCGGTTACCTATCAAAAAAGAGACAAAAGTATCTGTAGACACGGGTTATCTTGGTATAACATCTTTGCATCCTAATACGGATATTCCAAAGAAAAAAAGCAAGCTACATCCACTTAGTATGGAGGATAAAATTATCAATAAAGCAAAAGCATCCCTACGCATTGTCGTTGAACATATTAATGCAAAAATAAAGACTTTTAAAATGCTTGGAGAAAAGTATCGTAACCGCAGAAAACGATTTGGATTACGCTTTAATTTGATCTGTGCTTTGATTAATTTTGATCGTGGTTTTAGGATTATTTGA
- the hyfE gene encoding hydrogenase 4 membrane subunit produces the protein MANINIIDIVAVLMMVTSFAVFSLRQYRHSIQAYAVQTLLLVIIFLALYFKYGTHELLIWAVTAFVIKVLFVPLYLMSLVKKLGLVVEDEPVGGFFISPVVALSFSLAVAMMLYKVFIHFSLFQDVLPLYAASFIFMMGIFGFILRNSFLKQILSYCLFENGIHLSLALMAYSSHELVEIGILTDAIFAVLIMSVLAKRFYAAYGSLDTSKAVNLRG, from the coding sequence ATGGCAAATATTAATATTATTGATATCGTTGCAGTGTTAATGATGGTCACGAGTTTTGCGGTATTTAGTTTAAGACAATACCGTCATAGCATTCAAGCGTATGCCGTGCAAACGCTTTTGTTGGTCATTATCTTTTTGGCTTTATATTTTAAATACGGCACGCATGAACTTCTTATCTGGGCAGTCACCGCTTTTGTGATCAAAGTGCTCTTTGTTCCTTTATATTTAATGAGCCTCGTCAAAAAACTGGGTCTTGTTGTTGAAGATGAACCTGTGGGTGGGTTTTTTATATCGCCTGTTGTAGCGCTTAGTTTTTCACTCGCAGTTGCCATGATGCTGTACAAAGTATTTATCCATTTTTCACTTTTTCAAGATGTCTTGCCACTTTATGCGGCTTCATTTATCTTTATGATGGGTATTTTTGGATTTATTTTGAGAAACTCATTTCTCAAACAAATTCTCTCGTACTGCCTCTTTGAAAATGGTATACACCTAAGCCTAGCGCTTATGGCATACAGTTCTCATGAGCTTGTTGAGATTGGTATTTTAACCGATGCTATCTTTGCGGTTTTGATTATGAGTGTTTTGGCGAAGCGATTTTATGCTGCTTATGGAAGTCTTGATACCTCCAAAGCCGTAAATTTAAGGGGATAA
- a CDS encoding EAL domain-containing protein encodes MAIFKKNIWLIFYVLALTATLFFFIISYFKWQNTYLKYQTSQENIVELMANATYSLFDTQERLMDILGVTLREDEHYLYNFQGIEKHVNSLLQNPDVLAFGVTTPEGDFIYGSSHKDPTKIPNIANQPDSRDSFSEALSYETMVFGRTYFSPAVQKWAMPIRKTVRDEQGRPLFVMTTLFKLTSTFDRLINSVRHRQNLIVSIIRDSDLFQQYNSLGQNEYNLTYQTPFPKASMERMFETIFDIYHLTPHDLKKDEPLVSFRYQDGQGVEYLTSIKYNKTYKLWIVVHTYVDTIIEDFLQTLALYFAVFITSGGLFFFLFHLIANAEEKRRNDLLYQATYDQLTTLPNRSYLHQNIFNWAYKNAPAFSLFYIDMDHFKNINDSFGHQFGDYVLVEIAKRLKGMLPVDADVIRYGGDEFVMMTHLCERQELLFFATQLIEALSRPYDVQELHFNIGASIGIAIYPDHGQSLDMLLRASDIALYESKKIKNSAHIFANAMQEGFLKNVHIEQELRKAMAHHELFMVYQPQMDIKGSVYGVEALIRWNSPNLGLVPPNDFIPLAEASGLMPKIGRFIVETVCLEIQTLHKILQHLFQVSINISVRQFMDAGFLEHLLQTIEQTQLRSLSITLEVTENLFIEDVHALLPLLEQIKAMGIHISMDDFGTGYSSLSMLRKLPIDELKIDKSFVDEMFEDDAAQKMVQNIIAIGKNFGMHIVAEGVETKEQKELLSAFGCDRFQGYYFAKPLPKEDLLKFLQENSFTCNV; translated from the coding sequence GTGGCAATTTTCAAAAAAAACATTTGGCTTATTTTTTATGTTTTAGCACTAACCGCTACCCTGTTCTTTTTCATCATCTCCTATTTCAAATGGCAAAATACCTACCTCAAATACCAGACATCACAAGAAAATATCGTTGAACTTATGGCAAATGCGACATACTCTTTGTTTGACACGCAAGAGCGGTTGATGGATATATTAGGCGTTACCCTTCGTGAAGACGAGCACTATCTTTATAATTTCCAAGGCATCGAAAAACATGTCAACTCTTTATTGCAAAACCCAGATGTTCTTGCCTTTGGTGTGACAACGCCTGAGGGTGATTTTATTTACGGCAGTTCGCATAAAGATCCAACTAAAATCCCCAATATTGCCAACCAGCCAGATAGCCGTGACTCTTTTTCAGAAGCACTTTCGTACGAAACCATGGTTTTTGGACGAACCTATTTTTCACCAGCGGTTCAAAAATGGGCGATGCCGATTCGTAAAACGGTTCGTGACGAACAAGGACGTCCTCTTTTTGTGATGACAACACTGTTTAAACTAACCAGCACCTTTGATCGGTTGATCAACAGTGTACGTCATCGCCAAAACCTGATTGTCTCAATCATTAGAGACAGTGATCTTTTTCAACAATACAACTCTCTAGGACAAAATGAATACAACCTCACCTACCAAACACCTTTTCCCAAAGCGTCGATGGAGCGTATGTTTGAGACCATCTTTGACATCTACCACCTCACGCCCCACGATCTCAAAAAAGATGAACCCCTTGTCTCTTTTCGGTATCAAGACGGCCAAGGGGTGGAGTATCTCACCTCCATCAAATACAATAAAACCTATAAACTCTGGATCGTTGTTCACACCTATGTAGATACCATTATCGAAGATTTTCTCCAAACACTCGCACTCTATTTTGCTGTGTTTATCACCTCTGGTGGACTTTTTTTCTTCCTCTTTCACTTAATCGCAAATGCAGAGGAGAAGCGTCGTAATGACCTTTTGTATCAAGCCACCTACGATCAGCTTACCACCCTTCCTAATCGTAGCTACCTGCATCAAAACATTTTTAACTGGGCCTATAAAAATGCACCTGCCTTTAGCCTTTTTTACATCGATATGGACCATTTCAAAAATATCAATGACAGTTTTGGGCATCAATTTGGAGACTATGTTTTAGTGGAAATCGCCAAACGCTTAAAAGGGATGCTGCCAGTAGATGCAGACGTCATTCGCTACGGTGGCGATGAATTTGTGATGATGACGCATCTTTGTGAGCGCCAAGAGTTGCTCTTTTTTGCGACACAGCTTATTGAGGCACTCTCCCGTCCGTATGATGTGCAAGAGCTTCACTTTAATATCGGTGCTAGCATTGGTATTGCCATTTACCCAGATCATGGGCAAAGCCTTGATATGCTGCTGCGCGCTTCGGATATTGCGCTGTATGAATCCAAGAAAATCAAAAACAGCGCGCATATTTTTGCCAATGCCATGCAAGAGGGATTTTTAAAAAATGTCCACATTGAGCAAGAACTTCGCAAAGCGATGGCGCATCATGAGCTCTTTATGGTGTATCAACCCCAGATGGATATCAAAGGCTCGGTTTATGGGGTTGAAGCACTGATACGGTGGAACAGTCCTAATTTGGGTCTTGTTCCACCCAATGACTTCATTCCTTTAGCCGAAGCTTCGGGACTTATGCCTAAAATTGGGCGTTTTATTGTTGAAACGGTCTGTTTGGAGATACAAACGTTACACAAAATTTTGCAACACCTGTTCCAAGTCTCTATTAATATTTCGGTACGTCAGTTCATGGACGCTGGATTTTTGGAGCATCTTCTTCAAACCATTGAACAAACACAGCTGCGTTCTCTTTCCATCACACTGGAAGTGACTGAAAATCTTTTCATTGAAGATGTTCACGCGCTTTTACCACTTTTAGAGCAGATTAAAGCGATGGGCATTCACATCTCCATGGATGACTTTGGCACAGGATATTCCTCTTTAAGCATGTTACGCAAACTCCCCATAGATGAGCTCAAAATCGATAAAAGCTTTGTCGATGAGATGTTTGAAGATGATGCAGCGCAAAAGATGGTGCAAAATATCATCGCCATTGGAAAAAACTTTGGCATGCACATTGTCGCAGAGGGCGTTGAGACAAAGGAGCAAAAAGAGCTTTTAAGCGCATTTGGGTGTGATCGTTTTCAAGGATACTACTTTGCAAAGCCCCTTCCCAAAGAGGATCTTCTGAAATTTCTTCAAGAAAACAGCTTTACATGTAACGTATAA
- a CDS encoding transposase family protein has product MKTYERLKQIRPAEFKRLVGVKKETSEVMLDVYSEYHEKKKQQGGRPNLLLPETQLLLMLEYYREYRSVAHMALDYEISEPTASRIIKEVETVLIHSGKSSLPGKKALHQEGGIELEYIVIDATECPVQRPKKDNGVATVGRKSVILPKDKL; this is encoded by the coding sequence ATGAAAACATATGAACGATTAAAACAGATAAGACCAGCGGAATTTAAACGGTTGGTAGGTGTAAAAAAAGAGACGTCTGAGGTGATGCTAGATGTCTATAGTGAGTATCATGAGAAGAAGAAACAACAAGGTGGAAGACCAAATCTTCTTTTGCCAGAAACGCAACTTTTGTTGATGTTGGAATACTATAGAGAATATCGTAGTGTGGCACATATGGCATTAGATTATGAGATTAGTGAACCAACAGCATCAAGGATTATAAAAGAGGTAGAAACGGTACTGATACATTCAGGGAAGTCTTCATTACCTGGTAAAAAAGCATTGCATCAAGAGGGAGGAATTGAACTTGAATATATTGTCATTGATGCGACTGAATGCCCAGTGCAACGCCCAAAAAAAGACAATGGCGTTGCTACAGTGGGAAGAAAAAGCGTCATACTGCCAAAGGACAAATTGTGA
- a CDS encoding hydrogenase 4 subunit F, translating to MDILVLILTVPFVFGVIMFFMPLHFKLLQSLHIFLSVVVSTILLSAVGKVVNGEELSIFHNYIFLDSLGAIFLSLIAITGLLVNVYATTYMKWELEDGHIDIKEVKNYFALSFIFTWTMSLSVVCNNIAFMWAAIEATTLASVFLVAVKKDKKSTESGYKYIVLCSIGLAFALYATILLFSAANGKIDGEAMLYTNLLANAANLDSVALKLVFIFALIGFGTKAGLAPTHTWLPDVHAEGPAPTSALLSGILLKCAMLGLIRYYAIVANGVGFDFVQTVMIVSGTLTLFISAFFLIRQHNVKRMFAYHSVAHMGVIAFGLGVGGAIGLFAALFHCAAHSFTKALAFCSTGNIARIYGTKDMTKMGGMIRIAPLTAVLFGIAICSLVGVPGFAIFVSEFLIFKAAAIDGSYILMGIFAVALAIIFIADFSHFFLASFGKVEGEVVHNSEMKFSENFPLIALAILIVAFGIWQFDSFTFLLDESVKTIIKH from the coding sequence ATGGATATTTTAGTATTAATACTCACCGTACCTTTTGTTTTTGGTGTGATCATGTTTTTCATGCCACTTCATTTTAAGCTCTTACAAAGTCTCCATATTTTTTTAAGTGTGGTAGTTTCTACCATTTTGCTGAGTGCAGTGGGAAAAGTGGTCAATGGAGAAGAACTTTCTATTTTTCATAACTATATTTTCTTAGATTCCCTAGGCGCTATCTTTTTATCATTGATTGCAATTACTGGCTTACTGGTCAATGTCTATGCCACAACGTATATGAAGTGGGAGTTAGAAGATGGGCATATCGATATTAAAGAGGTCAAAAACTACTTTGCACTGAGTTTCATCTTTACATGGACAATGAGTTTAAGTGTCGTTTGTAATAACATTGCCTTTATGTGGGCAGCCATTGAAGCAACCACACTCGCTTCAGTATTTCTTGTAGCGGTTAAAAAAGATAAAAAATCCACAGAGAGTGGATACAAATACATCGTTTTATGTAGCATTGGTCTAGCGTTTGCCCTGTATGCAACGATATTACTCTTCTCAGCAGCCAATGGCAAAATTGATGGGGAAGCCATGCTTTATACCAATCTTCTTGCGAATGCTGCCAACTTAGACAGTGTGGCATTAAAACTTGTCTTTATCTTTGCACTCATTGGTTTTGGAACAAAAGCGGGACTTGCACCTACGCATACATGGTTACCCGATGTTCACGCAGAGGGTCCTGCACCAACGTCCGCCCTACTTTCAGGAATACTCTTAAAATGCGCCATGTTAGGTCTTATTCGTTACTATGCCATCGTCGCTAATGGGGTTGGTTTTGACTTTGTTCAAACCGTGATGATTGTCAGTGGCACACTTACTCTTTTTATATCTGCCTTCTTTCTTATTCGTCAACACAACGTCAAACGAATGTTTGCGTATCACTCCGTAGCCCACATGGGTGTTATCGCTTTTGGACTTGGTGTTGGTGGCGCTATCGGACTTTTTGCAGCTCTTTTTCACTGTGCGGCACACTCATTTACCAAAGCATTAGCTTTTTGTTCAACAGGCAATATTGCTCGAATTTACGGTACCAAAGATATGACAAAGATGGGTGGCATGATACGCATAGCACCGCTTACAGCAGTTTTGTTTGGTATTGCCATCTGTTCATTGGTTGGCGTTCCTGGATTTGCAATTTTTGTGAGTGAATTTTTGATTTTTAAAGCCGCCGCTATCGATGGATCATACATTTTAATGGGTATATTTGCTGTTGCCTTAGCTATTATTTTTATAGCTGACTTTTCACACTTCTTTTTAGCTTCGTTTGGTAAAGTAGAAGGAGAAGTGGTTCATAATAGTGAGATGAAATTCAGTGAAAATTTTCCATTGATTGCCTTAGCCATTTTGATTGTAGCATTTGGTATATGGCAATTTGATTCCTTTACGTTTCTTTTAGATGAGAGCGTTAAAACTATAATAAAACACTAA
- a CDS encoding ABC-F family ATP-binding cassette domain-containing protein, which translates to MVEVNNLTMRFAHQLLFENISLKLDKGKRYGLIGANGAGKTTFLKILSKQIDATSGNISIENGLRVGVLNQNQYAFEEFTLKDAVMYGNKRLYDAIKEKEHLYVTGDFSDEKVNDRLAELEIICAEEDPTYEVEVNIEKILASLGFPVDAQETLMSELTGGDKFKILLAQVLYPKPDVLFLDEPTNNLDLEAISWLEEQLIRHEGTMVVISHDRHFLNSVVTNILDVDFKKIREFSGNYDEWYLAANLIAKQQETDRDKKLKEKEDLEAFVRRFSANASKAKQATSRQKRLEKLDIADIQTSSRRDPSIVFRMGRDIGNEVLDVEGIEKSYGDQKVLHTISFKVEKGEKIALIGHNGVGKTTLCNILMEQLDSDTGSVKWGATITSSYFPQNATDMITGDFQLFEWLQQYDDKKDLDEIRKCLGRMLFSGEEQKKSVSQLSGGEKHRMMLSKMMLQRGNFLVLDEPDNHLDLEAIIALGEGLFKFPGNVICVTHDRELIDAFANRIIELHPDGTMIDFKGDYEAFRETYGK; encoded by the coding sequence ATGGTCGAAGTGAACAATCTAACGATGCGTTTTGCGCATCAGCTTTTATTTGAAAATATTAGTTTAAAGCTTGACAAAGGCAAACGTTACGGACTTATCGGTGCTAATGGTGCAGGTAAGACAACCTTTTTGAAAATTTTGTCGAAGCAAATTGATGCAACGAGCGGCAATATTTCGATTGAAAATGGTCTTCGTGTCGGCGTTTTAAATCAAAATCAGTACGCTTTTGAAGAGTTTACACTCAAAGATGCCGTTATGTACGGTAACAAAAGACTGTACGATGCGATTAAAGAGAAAGAGCATTTGTATGTTACAGGTGATTTTTCCGATGAAAAGGTCAATGACCGTTTAGCCGAGCTTGAGATCATCTGTGCGGAAGAAGATCCGACGTATGAAGTGGAAGTGAATATCGAGAAGATTTTGGCCTCTTTAGGTTTTCCTGTGGATGCCCAAGAGACGTTAATGAGTGAACTCACCGGAGGCGATAAATTTAAGATTTTGCTTGCCCAAGTGCTCTACCCAAAACCTGACGTCCTTTTTCTCGATGAGCCTACCAACAACTTAGACCTTGAAGCGATCTCGTGGTTAGAAGAGCAACTCATTCGCCATGAAGGCACGATGGTTGTTATCTCGCACGATAGACACTTCCTTAACTCGGTTGTGACCAACATCTTAGATGTCGATTTTAAGAAAATTCGTGAATTTTCAGGGAATTATGATGAGTGGTATTTAGCGGCTAACTTGATTGCGAAACAGCAAGAGACCGATCGCGATAAGAAATTGAAAGAGAAAGAAGATCTTGAAGCGTTTGTAAGACGCTTCTCTGCCAATGCGTCTAAAGCCAAACAAGCCACTTCACGTCAAAAAAGACTTGAAAAACTCGACATTGCAGACATCCAAACCTCTTCACGCAGAGATCCAAGCATTGTGTTTCGCATGGGACGTGACATCGGCAATGAAGTTTTAGACGTCGAAGGCATCGAGAAGAGTTATGGAGATCAAAAAGTACTTCACACCATCAGCTTCAAAGTGGAAAAAGGTGAAAAAATTGCTCTCATTGGACACAATGGTGTTGGTAAAACGACACTGTGCAACATCCTAATGGAACAACTCGACTCCGATACGGGCAGTGTAAAATGGGGTGCTACGATCACGTCGAGCTATTTTCCTCAAAATGCTACCGATATGATCACTGGAGATTTTCAACTCTTTGAGTGGTTGCAACAGTACGATGATAAAAAAGATTTGGACGAAATTAGAAAGTGTTTAGGGCGTATGCTCTTCTCGGGTGAGGAGCAAAAAAAGAGTGTGAGTCAGCTCAGTGGTGGTGAAAAACACCGTATGATGCTCTCTAAAATGATGCTGCAACGAGGTAACTTTTTAGTCCTTGATGAGCCCGATAACCACCTTGATCTTGAAGCGATTATCGCTCTGGGCGAGGGGCTTTTTAAATTCCCAGGTAATGTTATCTGCGTTACGCACGATAGGGAGCTTATTGACGCGTTTGCAAACCGCATCATTGAGCTTCATCCTGATGGAACGATGATTGATTTTAAAGGTGATTACGAAGCCTTTAGAGAGACGTATGGCAAATAA
- a CDS encoding 4Fe-4S dicluster domain-containing protein, which produces MSKVHKFVITNPDMCIACNACMKTCIKHAYMRGKLSKKRLDVLTLESGKMPNQCRQCDDAPCANVCPTGALRIANACVELCEEICIGCKLCTIACPYGAINIDAEFPPSIIEEVERHLEAGCISGLKSIAIKCDMCDGIESGPACVSVCPTGALVMIDPVLGECKFGKKIKGDLAPFLKAVVPDVTFENIPAPEVKKPKEPKPAPTPTETSETNQEEA; this is translated from the coding sequence ATGTCCAAAGTTCATAAATTCGTTATTACCAATCCCGATATGTGTATTGCCTGTAATGCCTGTATGAAAACATGTATTAAACATGCCTATATGCGTGGAAAACTCTCTAAAAAAAGACTCGATGTGCTTACACTAGAGAGCGGGAAAATGCCCAACCAGTGTCGTCAATGTGACGATGCCCCGTGTGCGAATGTCTGTCCAACCGGTGCGCTTCGTATCGCCAATGCGTGCGTTGAGCTGTGCGAAGAAATTTGCATCGGCTGTAAACTCTGTACGATTGCGTGTCCTTATGGCGCGATCAACATCGATGCAGAATTCCCTCCTTCCATTATAGAAGAAGTGGAGCGCCACTTGGAAGCAGGTTGCATCAGTGGGCTCAAAAGCATTGCCATCAAATGCGATATGTGCGATGGTATCGAAAGTGGACCTGCCTGTGTAAGTGTCTGTCCAACGGGTGCACTGGTGATGATTGACCCAGTGCTAGGTGAATGCAAATTTGGCAAAAAAATCAAAGGCGATCTGGCACCTTTTTTAAAAGCGGTTGTACCAGATGTTACATTTGAAAACATCCCTGCACCTGAGGTCAAAAAACCAAAAGAGCCTAAACCCGCACCAACCCCTACGGAAACGTCAGAAACCAATCAAGAGGAAGCATAA
- a CDS encoding respiratory chain complex I subunit 1 family protein yields MDFFYLLLQLISAILVAPLFDGISRKLRAKFQSRVGPSIFQTYRDLLKLLKRGRTKSHSTSYIYQIAPYVLFVSAAAMFCALPIAYDTHSGALSQFSDIFVLLYLGALFRFMFIVAGIDTANPFAGVSASREGTLGFYTEEIAVICLVVVMMGTGSTNLAYITTLVQEGDYGYAFPSFSIAATAFLWVMYVETGRKPYDLAEAEQELQEGVLGEYCGKDLAIIDVAILLKQFTMLGFFLVIFIPWSFENPILSLIAFLAEVGFLYVMGVFIDNFGPRFTVNNGIKRTMLFALAISCTSLLLYIMGI; encoded by the coding sequence ATGGACTTTTTTTATCTATTATTACAACTTATTTCAGCAATACTAGTCGCTCCTCTCTTTGATGGAATTTCAAGGAAACTAAGAGCCAAATTTCAATCAAGAGTAGGACCAAGCATCTTTCAAACCTACCGTGATCTTTTGAAACTGTTAAAACGTGGTCGTACAAAGTCGCACAGTACAAGCTATATCTATCAAATCGCACCTTATGTACTCTTTGTGAGTGCTGCAGCAATGTTTTGTGCTTTACCGATTGCGTATGACACCCATTCGGGTGCCTTATCACAGTTTTCTGATATCTTTGTCTTGCTCTATTTGGGTGCCCTTTTCCGATTTATGTTTATCGTTGCGGGTATCGATACTGCCAACCCTTTCGCAGGAGTAAGTGCGAGCAGAGAAGGAACGCTTGGTTTTTACACCGAAGAAATTGCCGTCATTTGTCTTGTCGTTGTCATGATGGGTACGGGAAGCACGAATCTAGCGTATATTACTACCTTGGTGCAAGAGGGTGATTATGGTTATGCTTTTCCTTCATTTTCAATTGCAGCAACCGCGTTTTTATGGGTCATGTATGTTGAAACGGGTCGAAAACCTTATGACTTGGCTGAAGCGGAACAAGAGCTTCAAGAGGGTGTTTTGGGTGAATATTGCGGTAAAGACCTTGCCATCATTGATGTAGCAATACTCCTTAAACAATTTACGATGCTGGGATTTTTCCTCGTCATTTTTATACCTTGGAGTTTTGAGAATCCGATTTTATCCTTGATTGCTTTCTTAGCTGAAGTAGGATTTCTTTATGTTATGGGCGTTTTTATTGATAACTTTGGACCAAGATTTACGGTCAACAATGGAATAAAAAGAACCATGCTCTTTGCTCTGGCTATTTCATGTACTTCATTATTACTCTATATTATGGGAATATAA